In Sporocytophaga myxococcoides, the genomic window CTGAAAAATTCTATACCAAGACAGCCCTTTCTATTCTGAATATGGGATTTCTCCGGGGAATGAGTCCATATTTTATGGACACAACACCAGCTATTACTACCTGGATTAAAAGCACGATCGGGAAAGACCCTTATATTAAAAGCCTTGGATTTACCATGCTATGTGAAGTTGCAACGGTAGGGTACAGGAACTTTACTTTTGAAAAGTTTGGACAAACTTCCTCTTACAACAAAATGCTGGCCGCCTTATGGAGAGAAAGCCCTGCTTCTATAACAAAAAAAGGTCAACAGCTTATGACTATGGCTGCTTTAATACACATAGATCATGAGAACCAGGCATTGCTTCCTGAAATAATTAAAAACTCAGGTTTCACAATTTCTGATTGGCTTAGGAAATATCTTCGTTGTTATCTGGCTCCATTGTTACACGCCTTTTACGAACACGATCTGAGCTTTATTCCTCATGGTGAAAATGTGATTCTGGTATTGGAAAATCATATTCCGGTAAAGATCATTATGAAAGATATAACAGAAGAGATCAATGTACTTAATCCTGAAGTAAAACTACCTGAAAAGGCACAACGCATTTATCTGGAGATACCTGATGATATCAGAATGTTAAACATCCTCATTGATGTTTTCGATGGGTTCTTCCGATTTGTTACAGCAATTCTTGAAGAATACTGCCAGTTTACGGATGAAGAATTCTGGAGGTTGGTGGCAGAATGTATTCACGATTACCAACAGGAAAATACTCATCTGGAACGCAAATTTAAGCGGTTTGATCTCTTTGTGAAGGAGTATGACCAGTCATGCTTAAACAGGCTACAATTACGCAACCATAGGCAAATGTTCAATTCCGCAGATCCAGTGTCTAGTTTTCAACTAGTCGGAAGACATCAAAATCCAATTTATAAATACAGACATCCGAAGAAACATAATATTGAAAGTGCAATAACAACCGCTTGATATAGTATTACCATGAATTCATACGCCACAATTTCAGTACTATCATCATCCTCTGACTTTTTAAAGGGAAGTATTATGTCAGAGATTATCCGAAATCGCAAGAGTATATATGCTGATGCCTATATAAAAAAGTCTATTTCTTCAGAAATGATTCGTGAGATCCTTACCAACGCGATATGGGCACCAACACACAAAAT contains:
- a CDS encoding IucA/IucC family protein; amino-acid sequence: MDKELNSHITREFWEKANEIHIGKIISEFAHESIIKPSLQETRNGWGIYKLITPGDSSIIYHFEARVLKLNHWLLKKGSVKKMVNGKSHLPESIHFILEFQQNLEIPETLLPGYLEEITATLYGSMFILKHNQIPVNKLVNADYQTIEHAMFNGHPIFVANNGRVGFDAEDYRKYAPEANQSIQLVWLAGHKSRASFNAVEELPYENLMKQELGEAIIQQFNRQLAEKGLNPDEYVFIPVHPWQWDNKLAILFAPDIVANQLVLMGSGPDIYLVQQSLRTLFNISNPEKFYTKTALSILNMGFLRGMSPYFMDTTPAITTWIKSTIGKDPYIKSLGFTMLCEVATVGYRNFTFEKFGQTSSYNKMLAALWRESPASITKKGQQLMTMAALIHIDHENQALLPEIIKNSGFTISDWLRKYLRCYLAPLLHAFYEHDLSFIPHGENVILVLENHIPVKIIMKDITEEINVLNPEVKLPEKAQRIYLEIPDDIRMLNILIDVFDGFFRFVTAILEEYCQFTDEEFWRLVAECIHDYQQENTHLERKFKRFDLFVKEYDQSCLNRLQLRNHRQMFNSADPVSSFQLVGRHQNPIYKYRHPKKHNIESAITTA